In Wenyingzhuangia fucanilytica, the following are encoded in one genomic region:
- a CDS encoding sulfatase-like hydrolase/transferase — MVKFNKKKKHIFIQVQFIIIFIITCYFIFFATSCSASANDIMVDNIDVSEEKDTLFTYHQNVQKPNVLLIIADDMGMDATPYATLLSSIKPTMPNLDHLTQNGVRFNNAWAYPLCTPTRASILTGKHAVSTNMLSPGDVINLNETSLQTFINNNGTTPYATALLGKWHLSTNSSDPEKLGIDSYKGNTRGGLNDYYNWTLQEDGINTSITNYYGTTAYTDYAIDWINNQTEPWFCWLAYNAAHSTFHTPKDESLYTHEGSSTLDMYIQMLEAMDTEIGRLLNSIPPDELANTTIIFVGDNGTPSQVAQSPFSRGKAKGSLYNGGVNIPLIVAGANVSRKNESDDSLIQTTDLFATIADICNVTNHDINESISFKPLLSQSIKHARQFSFSEVLANGPSFGGYTVRNHQYKLIYNEDLQESYLFDVMNDYAETINLYDGNLSDEEQNAFDALQAEASRIK; from the coding sequence ATGGTAAAATTTAATAAAAAGAAAAAACACATTTTTATACAGGTTCAATTTATAATTATCTTTATCATTACCTGTTATTTTATATTTTTTGCCACTAGCTGTAGTGCTTCTGCTAATGATATTATGGTAGATAACATTGATGTTTCAGAAGAAAAAGACACTTTATTTACTTACCATCAAAACGTACAAAAGCCAAATGTTTTATTAATTATTGCCGATGATATGGGAATGGATGCTACACCTTATGCAACACTGTTAAGTAGTATAAAACCTACCATGCCAAATTTAGATCATCTCACACAAAATGGGGTAAGATTTAACAACGCTTGGGCTTATCCACTTTGTACGCCAACTCGTGCAAGTATTTTAACAGGAAAACATGCCGTTTCTACAAATATGTTATCCCCAGGAGATGTTATTAACCTAAATGAAACTAGCCTACAAACTTTTATCAACAACAATGGAACCACTCCTTATGCAACTGCTTTGTTAGGAAAATGGCATTTGTCTACAAACTCTAGCGACCCTGAAAAATTAGGAATTGATAGTTATAAAGGAAACACAAGAGGTGGATTAAACGATTATTACAATTGGACTTTACAAGAAGATGGTATCAATACTAGTATTACAAATTATTATGGAACCACTGCTTATACAGACTATGCCATTGATTGGATTAACAACCAAACAGAACCATGGTTTTGTTGGTTGGCATATAATGCTGCACATTCAACTTTTCACACACCCAAAGATGAAAGTTTATATACTCACGAAGGGAGTAGCACTTTAGACATGTATATACAAATGCTAGAAGCTATGGATACTGAAATAGGACGATTGTTAAACAGTATTCCACCTGATGAATTAGCCAATACAACAATTATTTTTGTTGGTGATAACGGAACGCCCTCTCAAGTAGCACAAAGTCCTTTTAGCAGAGGAAAAGCCAAAGGTTCTTTATATAACGGAGGCGTAAATATTCCTTTAATTGTTGCTGGTGCCAATGTTTCTAGAAAAAATGAAAGTGATGATTCATTAATTCAAACCACCGATTTATTTGCTACCATTGCAGACATTTGTAATGTTACAAATCACGATATAAACGAAAGTATTTCTTTTAAACCTTTGCTTAGCCAAAGTATTAAACATGCTAGACAATTTTCTTTTAGCGAAGTACTTGCAAACGGTCCTTCTTTTGGAGGATATACCGTTAGAAATCATCAATATAAATTAATCTATAATGAAGACCTTCAGGAAAGTTATTTGTTTGATGTGATGAATGATTATGCAGAAACAATCAATTTATATGATGGGAATTTAAGTGATGAAGAACAAAATGCTTTTGATGCTTTACAAGCAGAAGCCTCTAGAATAAAATAA